From a single Rutidosis leptorrhynchoides isolate AG116_Rl617_1_P2 chromosome 5, CSIRO_AGI_Rlap_v1, whole genome shotgun sequence genomic region:
- the LOC139847978 gene encoding F-box/kelch-repeat protein At3g06240-like yields the protein MASEDTVTIPPDIITDILPLFPAKSVGRFRCVSKDWLSQLSSPQFIKTHQNTINQNHIIFISPDLSLNSLPLNHHQQQLLSASPTNLNLKSPHDLNLFTFHGSCNGLVLASFNDLISDRTDHTLVVFNPTTKQLVTLPVSGFEMVDNLLEIDITYGFGYDSVNDDYKVVTVSYFHFNYLIPPDCMSVHVYSLKTNTWKPVTDSPYDHSYGKSVPGVLVNGFVHWFANKDDLQVIVAFNLADDKFNEVALPDVSIGSRIGSKICCRLVDFGGKLGIFFEVGGMIWLMNEYGVKESWTKIILHGFNDVNVVESILYDNGKMLLFTRDQMWMYDVEEGKSCRLVDTRDLKDFKVCGTYVESLVSPKFN from the coding sequence ATGGCATCTGAAGACACCGTTACAATCCCGCCGGATATCATCACCGACATCCTCCCTCTTTTTCCGGCCAAATCCGTCGGCCGTTTCCGGTGCGTTTCAAAAGACTGGCTCTCTCAACTTTCATCACCCCAATTCATCAAAACCCATCAAAACACAAtcaatcaaaaccacatcatattcATCTCCCCTGATCTTTCACTCAATTCACTCCCACTCAATCACCATCAACAACAACTACTTTCAGCATCACCAACAAACCTAAATTTAAAATCACCTCATGATCTCAATCTATTCACTTTCCATGGTTCTTGCAATGGCCTTGTATTAGCTTCTTTTAATGATTTAATATCTGATCGTACTGATCATACACTTGTTGTTTTCAACCCGACAACTAAACAACTTGTGACACTGCCGGTTTCCGGTTTTGAAATGGTGGATAATTTGTTAGAGATTGATATCACATATGGATTCGGTTATGATTCAGTTAACGATGATTACAAGGTTGTTACAGTTTCCTATTTTCATTTTAACTACCTGATACCACCTGATTGTATGTCGGTACACGTTTATAGCCTTAAAACTAATACTTGGAAACCAGTAACTGATTCACCTTATGATCATTCTTATGGTAAGAGTGTACCAGGTGTTTTGGTTAATGGGTTTGTTCATTGGTTTGCTAACAAGGACGATTTACAAGTAATCGTTGCGTTTAATTTAGCAGATGATAAGTTTAATGAAGTGGCGTTACCTGATGTTAGTATCGGGTCGCGTATCGGGTCTAAAATTTGTTGTAGACTTGTTGATTTTGGTGGAAAACTTGGTATATTTTTTGAAGTGGGTGGTATGATATGGTTGATGAATGAGTATGGGGTAAAAGAATCTTGGACTAAGATTATACTCCATGGATTCAATGATGTTAATGTTGTCGAGTCGATTTTGTATGACAATGGAAAGATGTTGCTGTTCACGCGAGATCAAATGTGGATGTATGATGTTGAAGAAGGTAAAAGTTGTAGACTTGTTGATACTCGAGATCTGAAAGATTTTAAAGTTTGTGGTACTTATGTTGAAAGTCTCGTATCGCCAAAATTCAACTGA